Proteins found in one Vallitalea guaymasensis genomic segment:
- the recJ gene encoding single-stranded-DNA-specific exonuclease RecJ has translation MEPKYIWNLKQKNEKLVDELSEKYKLSTIMATILANRNIVVEKDIVRFLNADKDKFYDPYLMKDMDKAVERIITAIDKNEKITIYGDYDVDGITSTSVLYMYLKENGAEVDYYIPNRLEEGYGVNDDAVKSIHQGGTKLIITVDTGITAILQVDLANSLGLDMVITDHHECQESIPDAVAVIDPKREDCGYPFDMLAGVGVAFKVIHALSIKLGNIDSIWKYLDIVAVGTVADIVPLKDENRIITKLAFKTMKDTWNVGLKALIKVSGNKKDDKITAGIIGFRIAPRLNAAGRLGDAKRGIELFITEDKNKADDIAEKLNEENILRQQLEQEIFDEAVHIIEENIDMDNTKIIVAASSNWHHGVIGIVASRITEKYYRPSILLSIEDGVATGSARSVDGFSIFEALCSTKELFMKFGGHEMAAGMSLKEENIDRLREILNEYAENTMESDTLIPKLTADMEIDIKDISIPLIEEIIKLEPYGVGNPEPKFICKGKVNDVRKIGKESNHLKMRVDYNKNYLDGIGFGMAQYYDYINVTHDISLLGTLNINEWNGTKKPQIMLKDINPNNEFVESLKRYYDEFNNIKNANFDGKTKGYLQDEQVIPTRKEFETIYRTLLNLEKQMKETIIFTKLMQLLGFEQPNKILTLLTCLEVFSELRLLEYRVENMNLSFKLNKGIRVKLDESSIYNKII, from the coding sequence ACAAATTCTATGATCCATACTTAATGAAAGATATGGACAAAGCTGTAGAACGTATCATTACAGCAATAGATAAGAATGAGAAAATAACTATATATGGAGATTATGATGTGGATGGTATCACAAGTACATCTGTTCTATATATGTATCTAAAAGAAAATGGCGCAGAGGTTGATTACTATATACCTAATAGATTAGAAGAAGGATATGGGGTTAATGATGATGCTGTAAAAAGTATACATCAAGGTGGCACAAAGTTGATTATTACTGTTGATACAGGTATTACAGCCATATTACAAGTAGATTTAGCTAATTCATTAGGATTGGATATGGTAATAACAGACCACCATGAATGTCAAGAAAGTATACCTGATGCCGTAGCTGTAATTGATCCCAAGCGAGAAGACTGCGGATATCCATTTGATATGTTAGCAGGTGTAGGTGTTGCTTTTAAAGTAATTCATGCATTATCAATAAAATTAGGTAATATAGATTCTATATGGAAATATTTAGATATTGTAGCTGTTGGTACAGTGGCTGATATAGTACCTTTAAAAGATGAAAATAGGATTATTACCAAGTTGGCTTTTAAAACCATGAAAGATACTTGGAATGTGGGTCTAAAAGCACTAATAAAAGTATCAGGAAATAAAAAAGATGATAAAATAACGGCTGGGATAATTGGATTCCGTATCGCTCCTAGATTAAATGCAGCTGGTAGACTTGGAGATGCCAAGAGAGGAATAGAATTATTTATCACAGAAGATAAGAATAAAGCGGATGATATTGCTGAAAAACTCAACGAAGAAAATATTCTGCGTCAACAATTGGAGCAAGAGATATTTGATGAAGCTGTACATATAATCGAAGAAAATATTGACATGGATAATACTAAAATCATAGTGGCAGCATCAAGTAATTGGCATCATGGAGTAATTGGTATTGTGGCTTCTAGAATTACTGAGAAGTATTATAGACCAAGTATACTGTTAAGTATTGAAGATGGGGTAGCTACTGGTTCAGCAAGGAGTGTAGATGGGTTTAGCATATTTGAGGCTTTATGTTCTACCAAAGAGCTTTTTATGAAGTTTGGAGGACATGAGATGGCAGCTGGTATGTCATTGAAAGAAGAGAATATTGATAGACTTAGAGAAATTCTCAATGAATATGCCGAAAATACTATGGAATCTGACACACTAATACCAAAATTAACTGCTGATATGGAAATAGATATAAAAGATATCAGCATACCTCTTATAGAAGAAATTATTAAGTTGGAACCTTATGGTGTAGGAAATCCTGAACCCAAATTCATATGTAAAGGGAAAGTTAATGATGTTAGAAAAATAGGTAAAGAGAGTAACCATCTGAAGATGAGAGTAGATTATAACAAGAATTATTTGGATGGAATAGGATTCGGGATGGCACAGTACTATGATTATATTAATGTGACCCATGATATATCATTGTTAGGAACGTTGAATATAAATGAATGGAACGGTACTAAAAAACCTCAAATCATGTTGAAGGATATTAATCCTAATAATGAGTTTGTAGAATCATTAAAAAGGTATTATGATGAATTCAATAACATTAAAAATGCAAATTTTGATGGAAAAACTAAAGGATATCTTCAAGATGAACAAGTAATTCCTACTAGAAAAGAGTTTGAAACTATATATAGAACCCTCTTGAATCTGGAAAAACAAATGAAAGAAACTATTATATTCACTAAATTAATGCAGCTGCTGGGTTTTGAACAACCAAATAAAATATTGACCTTATTGACTTGCCTAGAGGTATTTAGTGAACTTAGATTATTAGAATATAGAGTAGAGAATATGAATTTGAGTTTTAAATTGAATAAAGGCATCAGAGTCAAGTTAGATGAATCAAGTATATATAATAAAATAATTTAA
- a CDS encoding adenine phosphoribosyltransferase yields MDLKTLIREVPDFPKEGILFYDITTILQNPEGLKASIDQIQVKLEGIEFDYIVGPESRGFIFGVPVAYNTGKGFLPIRKAGKLPYKTKSKEYALEYGTATIEMHIDAIKPGDKVVIIDDLLATGGTSKATVELIESLGGEVVKLVYLIELDFLKGRDKLKNYDVDSIIHG; encoded by the coding sequence ATGGATCTTAAAACTCTTATAAGAGAAGTACCTGATTTCCCAAAAGAAGGTATTTTATTTTATGACATTACTACAATTTTACAAAATCCAGAAGGATTAAAGGCTTCTATCGATCAGATACAAGTTAAATTGGAAGGTATTGAATTCGATTACATAGTTGGACCAGAATCACGAGGCTTTATTTTTGGTGTACCAGTAGCTTATAATACGGGTAAAGGATTTTTACCTATCAGAAAAGCTGGTAAACTACCATATAAAACAAAAAGCAAAGAATATGCTTTAGAATATGGTACTGCGACTATTGAGATGCATATTGATGCTATTAAACCAGGCGATAAAGTTGTAATTATAGATGATTTATTAGCAACAGGTGGAACATCAAAAGCTACCGTAGAATTAATTGAAAGTTTAGGAGGAGAAGTTGTAAAGTTAGTATATTTAATCGAGCTTGACTTCCTAAAAGGCAGAGATAAATTAAAAAATTATGATGTAGATTCTATTATACATGGATAA